The DNA window GCGTCCAGCCTGTGCCCAGCGCCCCGCCTGCGGTATTGGTAAGGGAATGATAGTGGCGACGGAAGCTGATCCAGCCGAGATCGAAATCAAGTTCTGGTTGGGATTTGTCACCTGTTGTCGGGTCACAAGGATTTCCCACTGGACACTGCTGAGGCGGGATTGGAGTGCTCGTATAGGCGAACATCGGCGACATCATGGGCTCATCCTGCTGAAGCAACGAGCACATCTGGATGGATTCATCCCACTTCATGCTGGAACGGTTCGGACACACGGCAGTTCTGTCGCGCCGCGCGTGCTCCCAGCTCTTCACCTCCCTGCATTTCTGCGTACTAGCGAAGAAGTAATTGGCTGTGTAGTGAAACTTTTTGTCTTCGTGAGTGATGCTTCCGTCGTCACCTTGCCCAAGTCCCGGAAACTCCGCCCAGTCCTCCTCCACAAGCGTGGTGGCCGGACACTGGGGATCGCTCACGCGAAGGGCGAGGATCGCACTGCGGACTTGATCTTCGGATGCATACTCCTGTTCTGAGTATGTGTAGACCCAGTCGGTGCTGACGATCGCTTCCGGCTTTGCGCGGTAGTCGTAGATGACCTTGCTTGCCAGCACGCGCTGCCGCTTGACCTCCCAGACGAACGGCTTGTCGACCTCATACCGGGCAAAGAAGGCCCTGATGTCCTTCTGCACCGCAGCTTCGGTGCCCCGCGGCTGGCCCATCGACAGGTAGCTCTCCCACTTCTTCTGCACCTCCTGCGCCTGCACCGCAGTGGTACCTACGCACCCCAGCGCGGTCATCGCCAGCGCTGCGTACGAAAGATCCTTCAATCGCTTCAACATCCCTGTTCTCCATCCTGGGCGGTTACCGCGCCGGGAGGAACGAAGGCGCTTGGGCAGCCATTGCCCCTTCCCGCCCTGCTTCGGATCGTCCCTGTTCCGGATTGCAGCGTGGCCGCATGGGGACGTTATCTCCGATATGGGTTACGCATTCAAGTCAGAAACTGTGGAACAGGTTGAATTTCAGAGTTTTCTGATAGTCGCCAGCCATCTATGACGGACGGCAGATACAAAAACGCCGGGCAGTACCCGGCGTTTCCGTCACAACGTGGAAGGGTGCAGACCTCAATACTTACCATCAAACGCAAAGATCGGCTTGCGCTGCTTCCACGCACCCGCAGTGAAATCCGGGAACTCCAGCGTCTGGAAACTGTTGGCGATCGACTGCTCGCTCAGCGGCGTGATCGCGCTCCAGGTCACCGCATCGTAGATGTCGATCGGCATCGGTGCCTTGGCCTTCAGCGCTTCCACGAACGCATGGATCACGAACCAGTCCATGCCACCGTGCCCTGCACTCGCAGCAGTGTCGGCATTCTGCTTCCACAGCGGATGCTCGTACTGGTCCTGGTACGTCTTGAACTCTTCCCACTGGTGCGGCGGGCTGCGGCCTTCGATGTGGATCGAATGGTTCACGTCCATCCACAGGCCCTTGGTGCCCTGCACGCGGAAGCCCATCGAATACGGTCGCGGCAGCGAGGTGTCGTGCTGCAGCAGGATGGTCTCGCCGTTCTCGCAGGCCAGCGTGGTGGTGACGATGTCGCCGAGCTTGAACTTCACCTTGGTGCTCGGGTGGGTGGTGCCACCACTCTTGGCTACGGTGTAGTCGTGCAGCCCGCGCGCCTTGGTGGCGAATGCGTTGATGTGGGTGAAGCGGTTGCCGCGGTTGATGCCGGTATACATCGCGCACGGGCCGATGCCGTGGCTGGGATACAGCTCGCCATTGCGCTCCACCGAATGCTCGGTGCGCCAGCGTGCTTCACTCCAGCCCTTGGGGCCGAATTCCACGCCGCTGTCGTAGGGCTGGTTCGGGTCGCCGGAATTGAACTTCACCCCGCGCAGGTCGTGCTGGTAGCCGGCCTGCAGGTGCACCAGCTCGCCGAACAGGCCCTGCCGCACCATCTGCAGCGCGGCCATCACGTCGCGGCGGTAGCAGACGTTTTCCAGCAGCATGTACGGGGTGCCGGTGGACAGCTGGGTCTTCAGCACGTCCCAGTGATCCTGCAGGGTGATGCCGGCCACCACTTCACAGCCTACGGCCACGCCGGCCTGCATCGCGGCAATCGCCATCGGTGCGTGGTATTCCCACGGTGTGGCGATGATCACACCGTCGATGCCCTTCTGTTCCAGCAGGCGCTTCCATGCATTGATGTCACGGTCCTGGCCGTAGGTCTTCGGCGCAGGCTTGCCCGCCTTGCTGACCATCTCCACCGCGCGACCGAGCATGATCGGCTCGATATCGCACAGGGCAACGACTTCCACGTCGTCGCGGCGCACCAGTTCCTTCAGCAGCACCAGGCCACGCATGCCGGTGCCGATCACGGCCAGGCGCACCTTGCGGCCACGTGCCCATGCCGGGGTCTGCGGCAACAGGCTGCTGGCGGCGACAGCGGCGCTGGCCGCGATGAATTCCCTACGCTTCATGGCAAACACTCTCCTCTTGAAGGCGCGCCAGCCTTGGCCGGCGCGCCTGGTCACGCAAACGGAATTACTTGAACCGGTAGCCGATGGTCACACTGTAACCACGACCGAAGATGGTGGCGTAGTCACTGGAGTCACCCAGGAAGCTGTTCGGATCGTAGAACGGCAGGCGGTTGAACAGGTTCTTGACGGTGAAGCTCAGGTTCCAGGCATCGTCCGGGCGCCAGGTGACGCTCATGTTGGCCGTCCACCACGACGGTGCACCATCGCACTTGCTCTTCTGCAGTGCCAGGTAGCCGCCGGTGCAGGTTTCCTTGTTGTTGCTCACTTCGTCGACCTGGTCGGTGGCCCACTTGGTGCCACCCACGTAGTTGACGAACATGCTGGTGGTGACCTGCTTGTAGGTCCAGTCGGCATTCAGCGTCGCGCGCAGGCGCGGGTTGTTGTAGTAGCCCACCACGTCGCCGTAGAACCAGCCGTTCTGTTCATCCATGTAGAAGCGGTTGCGGTTGGCGATGGTCGCGGCCAGGCCGATGTTCAGCCCACCCCATTCACCCAGCGAGAAGCGGCTGCGCGCGTCGATGTCGAAGCCATCGATCAGGGTCTTGCCGCGGTTCTTGTACTGGCCCACCACGCTGGCCACGTTGCCGGCCGAGTAGCCCGGCAGCGTTCCCGGGCAGCTCACACCGCTTGCCGGGTCGGCGCACATCGCCGCCAGCTGCGCCAGATTGGCGCGATCGCTGTCGGTGATCGGCGAACGCGACGACGAGATGATGTCTTCGGCGCGGCGGTAATCCGGGGCGACGATCTCGTTGTCGCGGTAGATGAACCAGTAGTCGGCCGACACCGACAGCCAGGTGGCCGGCTCATAGACGAAGCCCAACGTGACGATCTTTGCCTTCTCCGGCTTCAGGTTCTGGTTCGGCTGGGTCATGCGCGCCACGGTGCGGCTACAGTCCACGTTGAGCAGGCTCTTGCCCAGGTCGACATCACCGCCGCGCTGCGATTTCAGCAGCAGGTTGGCGATGGCGTTGGTCTCGGCGCAGCGCAGTTCATCGCGGAAGCCACCCAGCTGCGCATACACGCCGCCGTTGCCGGACTCAGCCAGGCTGGGGGCGCGGAAGCCGGTGGAATAGGTACCACGCAGCATCAGCTGGTCGAAGGCCTGGTACTTGAAGCCGATCTTCGGCGCGACGTTGGCGCTGAAGTTCGGATACTTGTCCACGCGCACGGCGGCATCCAGTTCCAGCTTCTCGGTGATCGGCGCCACCGTTTCCGCGAACAGTGCATAGGTGTTGCGCGCGCCATCGAACCACGAGCCACCCTGCTGGGTGATCAGGCCGGCGGCCGCGTCGGCGTTGCCGGGGGTGTAGAAGGTTTCGCGGCTGGCGTTGAAGCCGAACGCGGCGCGCATGTCACCGGCCGGCAGCTTGAACAGCGGGCCCTCGATCTTGCCGTCCAGGGTATGCAGGCGCGTCCACGACTGGATGTCGAACGTCGGGAAGGCGCCGCGGATCAGTGCGCCGTTGGCCTCGCTGATCTCGCCGAACTTGTACGCCGGATGATCGGAGATGATCACCCGGCCTGTGCCCGGGTCGATGCTGTACGGGCCGAAGGCCTTCTCGAAGCCCTTCACGTTGACGTTGATCGTCTGGTAGGTGGTCGAGTGCGTGCCGGCGGTGGCGAATGCGGTTTCCCAGTTCCAGTCACCGACGTTGCCACGCGCGCCGGTCAGCACGCGGTAGCTCTTGTCGGTGTTGCGCTGGCCGAAGTAGTTGGCGCCGGCATCCTGCAGCAGGTACTGCAGGCCGACCACGCCACCCATCATGGCCTTCAGCTGAGGGCTGGCGTGGTTGTACTCGTTGTTCGGGCCCAGGAACGGATACAGGAACTGGTTGACGTTGTTGCCGGTATCGCGCGAGAACCAGCTGGTCGGGTTGCCGGTGGTGGTGCCGTAGCTGCGCGGCGTACCGCCGTTGGCACGCAGATCGATATCGGTATAGGTGGCCTCGGCGAAGATCTCGGTGCTGTCGCCCACCAGGAAGGTGCCGTTGAGGTAGGCGGTGTTGCGCTCGGATTTGGCGCCCGCGTCGATCTCGTTGTTCATCCAGGTTTCCCAGACGCAACGCGGACCGGCGGCTTCACCCTGCAGTACGTTCTGGCAGCCCGGCGCGGCTTCCTGCACGCGGCGGCCGGTGACCGGATCGAAGGCGAAGTAGCTGCCCGGGTTGAACTGGCCCGGCTTGCTGCCCACGCCCAAGCGCAGGTTGTTCAGATAGTTGGGGTTGTTGACGTAGTACTGGTCCGGGCGCTTGTCATAGAAGTCGGCCAGCGGGATCGCGTCGCGGCGGTACATGTTCACCGCGCCGTAGATGTTGAAGCGGTTCTCGGTGAGGTCACCGAAGCCGGCGGTGATGCTGGCCTGGCGCTCGCCGTAGGAATCGATGCGCGAGGAGGTGTCATTGGTGAAGCTGATCTCCGCGCCCTGGAAGTTGCGCTTGGTGATCACGTTGATCACGCCGGCCACTGCGTCGGTGCCGTACACGGCCGAGGCGCCGTCGGTCAGCACTTCCATGCGTTCGATGGCGGCGGCGGGAATCGCATCGATGTTGACAAACTGGGTCTGGAAGCCGGCTGGCGCGCCGTAGTACGACAAGCGACGGCCATTCAACAGCACCAGCGTGCCCTGTGCGCCGAGGCCGCGCAGGTTGGCCTGCGATGCGCCGTCCGAGCCGGTGAACAGCGAGCGCGAATCCTGCTGCGCTGGCCGCGCGGCCGGCAGGTTGTCGAGCACCTGCAGCAGCGTGCGCGCACCCATGTTCTGGATGTCCTGCTTGCTGATCACCTGCACCGGCGAGGCGGTTTCAACGTCGGTGCGGCGGATGTTGGAACCGGTGACCTCGATGCGGGCCAGGTCGGTGGCCTTGTCCTTGCTCTCCTGGGCGAAGGCAGGAACGGCGACCGACAGCAGCACGCCGGCAATGGCCAGCGACAGCGGTGCGATCGAGCGACAGGGGGGGCGGTGGTGGCGGGCGGGCAACATCGGGGTTCTCTCCTGGCAGGGGTGCGGCGCGAATGGTGGATCGGCGGGCAAAACGCTCCCGGGCCACGGCCCCCACAGTCGTGGTGAAGCCGTAGTCGGAATGGGCGGGGGAGGAGCGGTGTTACGTGGCGGTCATGGGGCGACGATGCTGGCGGAGTCGCCCTCCTGGCCGATCAGCACGGCGTTGGCCCAGTTGGCACAGACCTGGGCGGGTTGGCTGCCCTGCGCACCCAGCGTGCGCAGGCTCAGGGTGGAAAGGCCACGGATATCCAGCTCAGGCTTGACCACACCGGGCGCCTTCACCAGGCCGCTGTCGTACAGCAGATGGTTGTCACCCCAGACCTGGAACTGCAGGCCACCGGCCGTGCGGCAGGCGTCGTCGATGCCGAGGTCGGCGCGCAGCAGGCGCCAACCACCCTGCAGGCGCAGGTCGATGCGGCTGCTGGCGGCTACGCCGAGGCCCCGGCGGAACTGCAGGCCGTTCATGCGCATGCCGGCGTCACCAGTGAACGCCTTGTCGGCGCGCACCTGGCTGGCCAGCGCGGCCGGCACCGGCAGCTCGGAGAGATAGCGCTGCCGGGCCGGTCGCTCCGGTTCCTGGTGTTCGAGGATGTGGAAGGTGGACAGGGCAATCGGGCCGACGTCGCGCGGTTGCAGCGCATCGAAGGCACGCGCACTGCCCTGCGCGGCAGTCACCATCGGATCGGTACTGCTGGCGCCATCACCTTCGGGGTTCTGCACGCTCAGCACGCGGAAGCGCAGCAGGCGGCCGGCGTGGGCCGGGAAGTCGATGCGCTGCACGCCTTCCTTCAGCTGCAGGTGGCCGCGGGCGATGGGCTCTCCCCATTCGCCATTGCTGTCACCCAGGTACACCTCGTAGTCGCGCACCTGGCCGTGCTTCCAGTTCTTGTCGTTGCGCGGTGCGATGTCGATGCCATCGATCATCCTGCGTTCGCCGAAGCCGATCACCCACTCATGGGCACCGGTGCGCACGGCCTGGTTGCGCACGCTGCGGAACCACGTGGCCGGATCATCATCGAAGGCATTTTCCAACGCATGGCCGGGTTCTTCGGCCGGGCGGTTGACCACCAGCAGGCTGTCGGCCGGCAGTTCGCGGCCCAGCACCGGTGCGGCCGGGTAGGCATCGTCGGCGGCCGCTGCGGCGACGGCGAAGTCCAGCTGCAGCTGCAGCGGCTGGCGGATGTCCTGCGCAGTGGTGCGTACATGCAGGGTGCCGCGACGCTCCTTGGCGTCGAAGTACCAGCCCTCGTTGTCGCTGTTGAACGCGGTCGCGTCGGCCAGCGCAGGCAGCATGCGGCCAGCGGCCTGCACTGCACGCGGCGCCTGCCGGCTGAGCACACGCAGGCCATAGCGTCGCTGCGCCAGCTGGCCGTTGTACTGGCCCTGCACCGGATCGATCTGCACCTGCACCGGGCCACTGCCCTGGGCAGGCGCCTGCACGCGGATCAGCTGCGTGCTCGACTCGCCCTGCTGGTAGCGGCGGGTGTTGCCATCGTCTTCGTACAGCACGTACTGCGAATCTCCCTGCGGGTACAGATCGAAGGTCACTTCATCGAGGGGTTTCTCGCCGTCGAACAGCATCGACGGGTACATCGGCAGGATCGCACCGGCACGCACGAACAGCGGCAGCGTGGCCAGGTCCACCTGGCGGTCAAGCTGGCGGCCATCGGCGGCGGCCTGCACGCGACGACCATCCCAGTAGTCGATCCATCCGCCGGCAGGCAGGTGGATGTCGCGGCGCCAGCCACGGCTGGCGGCCTGGCTGCGGTACACCGGTGCGACCAGCAGGTCGCGGCCCAGCAGGAACTGGTACTTGTAGGTTTCATCCTGCGCGTGCGGATCGCGCGGGTTGTCCCACATCAGGCCACGCACCGGCGGTGCACCGGTCTGCGCGGCCTCGTGCACCAGCCCGTACATGTACGGGGTCAGGCGCATCTTCAACTTCAGGTAATCGCGGTTGATGCTGCGGTAGGGCTCGTCGTACCACCACGGATGCTTGCGTGCGTTCGACGACCAGCCGCTCATGCCCATCAACACGGGAGTGAACGCCTTCCACTGCAGGTCACGGGTGAAGGTCTCGGCGCTGCCGCCGAAGATCGCATCCACATCGCCACTGGCGTAGGCCATGCCGGACAGGCCCGAACCCACCAGGGTCGGCACATGCCAGCGGATGTAATCCCAGCTGCTGCTCTGGTCGCCGGTCCAGGCCACGGCATAGCGCTGGATGCCGGCCCAGCCCATTACCGTCCACAGGAACGGGCGCGAATCGGAATTGTCGAGGATGCCGTTGAATGCCTGGCGGTTGGCATCCATCGCGAACTGGTAGCCCTTGCCGGTCCAGGCCACATCCAGCTTCTGCACGCGGCTGCCGGCCTTGCCCACTTCCCAGGCGATCTTGTCGACGCCGTTCTCGGTCCACAGGCCAGTGCGGAAGCCATATCCGGCCAGGCCCTTCACGGTTTCCGGCAACTGCTTGTAGCCGCAGCCGTAGCCATCGTTGGGCAGGATCCAGCCGCCGGGCATGTCGTTGGCGCGGTACTGCTTGGCCACGCTGTCGATCACATCGGGGGTGGTGCCGGTCGGGCCGTCGCTCCAGCCTTCGGGCACGGTGCCGGGCTTCTTGCTGTTGTCGCCGTCGTTGTAGCAATCGGCATCGCCGTAGGACAGCGCCCAGCGCGCGACCATGTTCGGGCGGCCGGTCAGCTGGGTGTAGCGCTCGATCAGCTTCGGGAGATCGGCGCCAACGAAGTAGTAGGCATCGAAGCGGTCTTCGCGATGCAGCAGGGTGGCCTGGTCGCTCTGGCGCAGGTCGTAGCTGCCGTCGCTCCACGTGTTGCGCAGCATGCCCCAGCCACGGCTGCTCAGCAGCATCGGCGCCGGGCTAGGGCGATCGCCCTCTTCCCAGCCGCCGGAGTACGAGACTTCCAGTTCGCGGCCCTTGAACTGGTAGCGGCCGTTCTGCTGGCCACCACCGTAGTAGCCTTCATCGGCCTGCGAGGACAGCACCTGCACGCTCTGCGCGGCATCCAGGTCCAGCGGCTGCAGTTCCTGCCACAAGGCGGTGGGCTGGCCGTTGTCCAGGCGCTCCAGGCGCAGGCGCAGCGGCTGCCGCTGTACATGCAGCACCAGTGCAGCGGTACGCACGCGGATCTCCTGCGCGTCTTCTTCCAGCTGCGCCTGCACGTTCGCCTTGGGCTGCGGCAGCACGATCGGCGCGGCCTTGTCGCCGGCGCCGGTCAGTTTGCCGTTGCGGCCGGCCTGCACGCGGATGATGTCGGTGGCCGGCAGTTCGATGCGGATGTGCGTGCCGTTGTCGGTCTGCAGGTCCCAGCCACTTACACCGTCGGTGCTGGCACTGGCGCTGACCGAGCGCAGGTTGCCGACCGGTGCGGCCTGGGCCGACAGGGACGCCGACAGCAATGCCGGCAACAGGGCCAGCAGCAGTGGCGAACGACGAACGCAGATTTCCACACGGACTCCCAACCCGTTCACCGGGCGTTTCGAAAGCGGTTGGGCCGACTCTAGGGCAGCGATTCGAAAGATGTCAACAAATTGAAAGGAAAAAGGAAGATATATTTATATGAAACGAAAGTTGTTGCGCTGCAATACTTTGTGTAAGCGCTTGCAGGCCCCTGTTAAGCATTGTGCGATACGGCATCTGGCGGTTTCTTTCGTTTCCAGCGGCATGCCGCACGGGGAAAGTCGGCACCGCAATATCTTTCTTTTTACTTTCGGTATTTGACATTTCGAAAGAAAACGCAGATGGTGCGCTGGCCCAACTGGAACCTCCGAATGGACGTCACCCTGCTTTCCGATGTGTCCGCCTGGCAGCGCCGCGGCGGAGCCGATACCGCTACCGAAATCGCCCAGCAGCCGGCGCTGTGGGAAGCCCTTGCACAGGATCTGTCGCGTGCCCGCGACCGCCTGCAGGCCTTCCTCGGCGACAGCCTCAATGACCCGAACCAGCGCGTGCTGTTCACCGGCGCCGGCAGTTCCGGCTTCATCGCCGAAATGGTGGCCGATGCCATCAACGCGCAGTGGCCGGCCGACGTGCGCGTGGTGCACACCACCAGCCTGCTCACCCACCCGGCGCTGTACCTGCAGCGCGACCGTCCGACCCTGCTGGTGTCGTTCGGCCGCAGCGGCTCCAGCCCCGAAAGCGTCGCCGCCGTCGATCGCGTGCGCAGCGACGTGGATGAAGCGCGCTTCCTCGACATCACCTGCAATGCCGATGGCGAACTGGCCCGTCGCGGCGCCGGCCGTGCCGATACCTGCACCCTGCTGATGCCGTCGGCCAGCTGCGACCGCGCCTTCGCCATGACCAGCAGCCTGACCTGCATGCTGCTGGCCGCGCTGACCGTGTTCGACCGTTCGCCGTGGGATGCGCGCATCGCGCGACTGAAGCAGATTGCCGGTCTCGCCCGCGAAGGCCAGGCGCAGTGGGACGCGCCCGTGGCCGCGCTGGCGCAGCGCCCGTTCAACCGGGTCATCTACCTTGGCAGCGGCCCGCTGGAAGCACTCGCTCGCGAAGCTGCGCTGAAGGTGCTGGAGCTGACCGCCGGCCGCGTGCTGGCGCTGGCCAACACCCCGCTCGGCTTCCGCCACGGCCCGAAATCCACGCTGGACGGCACCACCCTGGTGGTCGTGCTGCGCAGTGGGCAGCCGCTGGCGCGCCGCTATGAACAGGATCTGCTGGAAGAACTGCGCCGCGATGGCGTGGCCGGTCAGGTACTGTCGATCGGCCCGCATTCGGATATCGGCGCCGATGATGATTACACGCTCACCGTGCCTGCCCTGGATGACCCGTGGCTTGCGCCGGTGTGGCTGGGCTTTGCGCAGCTGTACGCGCTGCAGCGTTCGGCCGCACTTGGCCTGACCCCGGACAATCCGTTCCCGGACGGCACCGTCAACCGCGTGGTCAAGGGTGTCACCATCCACCATGGCTGAGCTGATCGCCAACGCCTGCTACGGCATCGACATCGGCGGCACCAAGACCGAGCTGGTGGTGTGCGATGCGGCGATGCAGGTCACCTGGCGGCGCCGCGTGGCCACTCCGCAGGGTGACTACGACGGCTTCCTGCAGGCGGTGGTGACACTGGTCGCTGAGGCCGATGCCGCGCTGGGTCGCAGCGATGCGGCCATCGGCATCGCCCTGCCCGGCGTGCGTGATCGTCGCAGCGGCCGCCAGCTCAGCGCGAATGTTCCTGCGCTGACCGGCCAATGCGTGGCGAGCGATCTGCAGGCACGCCTGCAGCGCCCGCTGCATTTCGGCAACGACCTGCAGTGTTTCGCGCTCTCTGAAGCGCATGGCGGCGCGGCCGATGGCTACCCCAGCATGTTCGGCGCCATCCTCGGCACCGGTGCCGGTGGCGGCTTCTGCCTGCAGGGACGCCTGCTGTCCGGCTTCAACGGCCTGGCCGGCGAATGGGGCCACTGGAGCGTGCCAGGGCACCTGCTGCAGCGCCATGGCCTGCCGCTGATCGATTGCGCCTGTGGCCTGCAAGGCTGCGTGGAACGCTACGTGTCCGGTAGTGGCCTGGCGATGATCGAGCGCCACCTCGGTGGTAGCGCTGCCGATGCCAGCGTGGTGATCGCCCTGGCCGAAGCCGGCGACGCGCGTGCACGACAGGCGCTCGACATCCACCGCGATCTGCTTGGCCACAGCCTCGCCGCACTGGTGCTGGCCCTGGACCCGCACGTGATCGTGCTCGGCGGTGGTCTTTCCCAGTACGCACCGCTGTACCAGCTGCTGCCTGCGGCCATCGCCGCGCATCTGTTCAACGGCGTGCAGGTACCGCCCATCGTGCCACCGCGCTTCGGTGATGCCGGTGGCGCACGCGGTGCCGCCCTGCTGGCCTGCCAACCCTCGTTTTCCTGATTGACCGGAGCTTGACCATGTCCCCGTTGCAGACCCTGCTTGCCTCCCACCGCGCCGGTGCCAACGTCGGCCTGTACAGCGTCTGCTGCAGCAATGAACAGGTGCTGCGTGCGGCCATGCACGTGGCGTTGGCGCACGATACCGTGCTGCTGATCGAAGCCACCTCCAACCAGGTCGACCAGTTCGGCGGCTACACCGGCATGACCCCGCCGCAGTACCGCGACTACGTCGGCACCTTGGCCGATGAAGAAGGCTTCCCGCGGGAGCGCCTGATCCTCGGCGGCGACCACCTCGGCCCGAATGCCTGGCAGAAACGCCCGGCTGCGGAAGCAATGACCCATGCGCGCGTGCTGATCGAAGCCTACGTTGCCGCTGGTTTCCACAAGATCCACCTGGACTGCAGCATGTCCTGCGCCGATGACCCGGTGCCGCTGCCCGATGCCATCGTCGCTGCACGTTCGGCCGAACTGGCTGAAATCGCCGAACGCACCGCCGCCGAACACGGCCTGCCGCCGCCGGTCTATGTGATCGGCACCGAAGTGCCGATTCCCGGTGGCGAAGCCTCGCTGGCCGGTGGCCTGCAGGTGACCACGCCGGCCGCCGCCGCACAGACCCTGGCCATCCACCAGCAGGCCTTCGATACCCCGCAGCTGCGCGATGCATGGCAGCGCGTGCTGGCAATGGTGGTGCAGCCGGGCGTGGACTTCGACCACAGCAGCGTGCACGAGTACGACGCTGCCGCCGCCAGCGAGCTGGCCGACTTCCTCGAACAGCAGCCGCGCATCGTGTTCGAAGCGCATTCCACCGACTACCAGCGCGAAAGTGGCCTGCATGCCCTGGTGCGCGACCATTTCGCCATCCTCAAGGTCGGCCCCGCGGCCACCTTCGCCTACCGCGAAGCGCTGTTCGCGCTGGCTGCCATCGAAGCCGAGCTGCTGCCGGCCGCACAGTGCTCGCGCCTGCCGCAGGTGCTGGACGAAGTGATGGTGGCCCAGCCGAAGTCCTGGCAGTCCTACTACCAGGGCGACGAAGCGACCCTGCGCCTGCTGCGCAGCTATTCCTTCAGCGACCGCTGCCGCTACTACTGGGGCGAGCCGGCGCTGCTGCAGGCCGTGCAGACCCTGTTCGCCAACCTGGAACGGCACGCGCCACCGCTGGTGCTGCTCAGCCAGTATCTGCCCGAGCAGTACCGCGCCGTGCGCGAGGGCACCCTGGCCAATACGCCTACCGCCCTGGTGCAGCATCGCATCGGCCTGTGCCTGGGCGAATACGCCCGCGCCTGCAGCGCCAACCAGGCCGGATCCCGCAAGCACAACGCAACTTCGGCTGCCGCCGTACTTGCGAACGGCTAATCTCTACCTTTCCCTGCGAAACCGAGAATGGCCATGCGCAACACCCGCTCCCGCCGGCAACAGATCCTGCAGCTGCTGATCGAGCACGGCTCGGTGCAGGTAGCCGATCTGGTCGAGCGCTTCGGCGTGTCGGCGGTGACCATCCGTGCCGATCTGACCCACTTCGAAGCGCAGGGGCTGGCCACGCGTACCCACGGTGGTGCCACCCTGGTGCGAACGCCGCCGCAGGAACAGGACATCCATGAAAAGGATGCGCTGAACCTGCCTCTGAAGGATTCCATCGGCACGGCGGCCGCGCGCCTGGTGCAGGCCGGTGACAACATCATCATCGACTCCGGCTCCACCACGATGACGTTGGCCCGCCACCTGCGCGAACATCGCGATGTGACGGTGATGACCAATGGCCTGAACATCGCCTGGGAACTGGCCAACGCCGCCGGCATCACCGTGCTGCTGACCGGTGGCCTGCTGCGCCAGCAATCGCTGTCGCTGCAGGGCAGCCAGGCCGAAGCCAGCCT is part of the Stenotrophomonas lactitubi genome and encodes:
- a CDS encoding SIS domain-containing protein; this encodes MDVTLLSDVSAWQRRGGADTATEIAQQPALWEALAQDLSRARDRLQAFLGDSLNDPNQRVLFTGAGSSGFIAEMVADAINAQWPADVRVVHTTSLLTHPALYLQRDRPTLLVSFGRSGSSPESVAAVDRVRSDVDEARFLDITCNADGELARRGAGRADTCTLLMPSASCDRAFAMTSSLTCMLLAALTVFDRSPWDARIARLKQIAGLAREGQAQWDAPVAALAQRPFNRVIYLGSGPLEALAREAALKVLELTAGRVLALANTPLGFRHGPKSTLDGTTLVVVLRSGQPLARRYEQDLLEELRRDGVAGQVLSIGPHSDIGADDDYTLTVPALDDPWLAPVWLGFAQLYALQRSAALGLTPDNPFPDGTVNRVVKGVTIHHG
- a CDS encoding DeoR family transcriptional regulator: MRNTRSRRQQILQLLIEHGSVQVADLVERFGVSAVTIRADLTHFEAQGLATRTHGGATLVRTPPQEQDIHEKDALNLPLKDSIGTAAARLVQAGDNIIIDSGSTTMTLARHLREHRDVTVMTNGLNIAWELANAAGITVLLTGGLLRQQSLSLQGSQAEASLNSYSFDTLFLGVDGLDLQFGLTTHDEAEARLNHRMVERARRIVVLTDASKFGRVSLHRIARLDQIHAIITDAGIDEATREGLQRLGIEVIIAEPPA
- a CDS encoding D-tagatose-bisphosphate aldolase, class II, non-catalytic subunit, whose protein sequence is MSPLQTLLASHRAGANVGLYSVCCSNEQVLRAAMHVALAHDTVLLIEATSNQVDQFGGYTGMTPPQYRDYVGTLADEEGFPRERLILGGDHLGPNAWQKRPAAEAMTHARVLIEAYVAAGFHKIHLDCSMSCADDPVPLPDAIVAARSAELAEIAERTAAEHGLPPPVYVIGTEVPIPGGEASLAGGLQVTTPAAAAQTLAIHQQAFDTPQLRDAWQRVLAMVVQPGVDFDHSSVHEYDAAAASELADFLEQQPRIVFEAHSTDYQRESGLHALVRDHFAILKVGPAATFAYREALFALAAIEAELLPAAQCSRLPQVLDEVMVAQPKSWQSYYQGDEATLRLLRSYSFSDRCRYYWGEPALLQAVQTLFANLERHAPPLVLLSQYLPEQYRAVREGTLANTPTALVQHRIGLCLGEYARACSANQAGSRKHNATSAAAVLANG
- a CDS encoding ROK family protein is translated as MAELIANACYGIDIGGTKTELVVCDAAMQVTWRRRVATPQGDYDGFLQAVVTLVAEADAALGRSDAAIGIALPGVRDRRSGRQLSANVPALTGQCVASDLQARLQRPLHFGNDLQCFALSEAHGGAADGYPSMFGAILGTGAGGGFCLQGRLLSGFNGLAGEWGHWSVPGHLLQRHGLPLIDCACGLQGCVERYVSGSGLAMIERHLGGSAADASVVIALAEAGDARARQALDIHRDLLGHSLAALVLALDPHVIVLGGGLSQYAPLYQLLPAAIAAHLFNGVQVPPIVPPRFGDAGGARGAALLACQPSFS